In Alphaproteobacteria bacterium US3C007, one genomic interval encodes:
- a CDS encoding ester cyclase — MKGFSEQWGDLPDYILGITKEIWEGRGLATLNHYYAENIPMRFPEGVSIGNQRTINGTLSTLAEFPDRELTGEDVIWSGNEQDGFLSSHRLLTMGTHTGGGYFGPPTGKRFVIRAIADCAAINNQINDEWLIRDTAGLVLQLGFDPKEFARDLIVREGGAERCVTPFSPAVDVQGPYKSRGNENEWGARLSDILRRMMEKDFSVIRAEYDRAVQTEHPGSTTVHSWADTEKLWMGLRASFPSAEFSVDHQIGREDPMLSPRAAVRWSLNGTHDGWGMFGQPTGAQIHVMGFTHAEFGPYGLRREFTLFDPVSIWKQIFIATGAG; from the coding sequence ATGAAAGGATTTTCCGAACAATGGGGCGATCTTCCAGATTATATTTTGGGGATTACCAAAGAAATTTGGGAAGGCCGCGGCTTGGCCACGCTCAATCATTACTATGCTGAGAATATTCCGATGCGTTTCCCCGAAGGTGTTTCGATTGGTAATCAGCGCACGATCAACGGAACTTTATCGACCTTGGCCGAATTTCCCGATCGTGAATTAACCGGCGAGGATGTAATCTGGTCGGGCAATGAACAAGACGGGTTTTTATCTTCGCATCGTTTGCTGACTATGGGCACGCACACTGGGGGCGGTTATTTTGGCCCCCCTACCGGTAAGCGCTTTGTCATTCGCGCCATCGCAGATTGTGCGGCGATCAACAATCAAATCAATGATGAATGGCTGATCCGAGATACAGCAGGTTTGGTGTTGCAATTGGGTTTTGATCCGAAAGAATTTGCGCGTGATCTGATCGTACGAGAAGGGGGGGCAGAACGCTGCGTTACACCGTTCTCTCCGGCGGTCGATGTTCAAGGGCCTTATAAAAGCCGAGGCAATGAAAACGAATGGGGCGCGCGGCTATCGGATATTTTGCGTCGGATGATGGAAAAAGATTTTTCGGTGATCCGCGCTGAATATGACCGAGCGGTTCAAACGGAACATCCAGGCTCAACCACGGTGCATTCTTGGGCCGATACTGAAAAGCTTTGGATGGGTCTGCGGGCGTCTTTTCCGAGTGCTGAATTTTCGGTTGACCATCAGATAGGCCGTGAGGATCCGATGCTGTCTCCGCGTGCGGCGGTGCGCTGGAGCTTGAATGGCACGCATGATGGGTGGGGGATGTTTGGCCAGCCAACGGGCGCTCAGATCCATGTAATGGGCTTTACCCATGCCGAATTTGGGCCTTACGGGCTGCGCCGCGAATTCACATTGTTTGATCCGGTTTCTATCTGGAAACAAATTTTCATCGCCACCGGGGCCGGATGA
- a CDS encoding LacI family DNA-binding transcriptional regulator has translation MSGRITSSEVAKRAGVSQSAVSRVFTPGASASAKTVEKVRRIADEMGYRPNFIARAMVSGKSRIIGLVVAYLENQFYPEALEKLSNALQEKGYHVLIFMAGKDNASIEHVIEEILDYQVDGIVTASVAMSSTLANRCRAAGVPMVLFNRSQDDTGMSAVTSDNHAGGQKIAQHLLATGHQRIGYIAGWEGASTQRDREAGFRAGLNAAGVALHAREIGNFTMNGATEAARRMFAHSPPDAVFVANDHMALAVMDTLRFELGLTIPDDVSVIGYDDVPAAAWPAYNLSTVRQPANRMVAETVAILMAQIENKTEAPRRVEIDGPLVLRRSVRRVRRSET, from the coding sequence ATGAGCGGACGGATCACATCAAGCGAAGTGGCAAAGCGGGCGGGGGTAAGCCAATCTGCGGTGAGCCGGGTATTCACGCCGGGTGCCTCGGCTTCGGCCAAAACCGTCGAAAAAGTGCGCCGTATTGCGGATGAAATGGGCTATCGTCCAAATTTCATCGCGCGCGCGATGGTGTCGGGAAAAAGCCGGATTATCGGGCTGGTTGTGGCCTATCTTGAGAACCAATTTTATCCCGAAGCCTTGGAAAAGCTTTCAAATGCTCTGCAAGAAAAAGGCTATCATGTTTTGATCTTTATGGCGGGCAAAGACAATGCCAGCATCGAACATGTGATCGAAGAAATTTTGGATTATCAAGTGGATGGTATCGTGACAGCATCGGTGGCGATGTCATCGACTTTGGCAAATCGTTGTCGAGCCGCCGGGGTTCCCATGGTTCTGTTTAACCGAAGCCAAGATGATACAGGCATGTCTGCGGTGACCTCTGACAATCACGCAGGCGGGCAAAAAATTGCGCAGCACCTGCTGGCCACAGGGCATCAGCGGATTGGCTATATCGCCGGCTGGGAAGGCGCTTCGACGCAGCGGGATCGCGAGGCAGGGTTTCGCGCAGGTTTGAACGCTGCCGGTGTGGCTTTACACGCAAGAGAGATCGGCAATTTCACCATGAACGGCGCCACAGAGGCTGCGCGGCGGATGTTTGCCCACAGCCCACCGGATGCGGTATTTGTGGCGAATGACCATATGGCGCTGGCGGTTATGGATACATTGCGGTTTGAGCTTGGGTTAACCATTCCTGATGATGTTTCCGTGATCGGCTATGACGATGTGCCGGCTGCTGCCTGGCCCGCCTATAATCTCAGCACAGTGCGCCAACCGGCGAACCGGATGGTGGCCGAAACCGTCGCAATTTTGATGGCGCAAATAGAAAATAAAACCGAGGCGCCCCGCCGCGTTGAAATCGATGGCCCCTTGGTTTTGCGCCGCTCGGTGCGCAGAGTGCGAAGGAGTGAAACATGA
- a CDS encoding ester cyclase has protein sequence MADFKDAAHIRHALTNLCAPDITLHMCHPFGDLNGADKIYDTIYQPLITALPDLERRDLILLAGTTPEGQDWIGTMGNYMGTFLAPFMDIPPTGHLAHMRYHEFFRVEDGRVVEMQVIWDLPELMMQAKAWPMAPQLGAFLCTPGPLSGDGLSASGDGRASLEHIKDMETALCRYPDNPDPKVMQLDRFWHPRFNWYGPAGIGTGRGISGFRHWHQIPFLRGMPDRKVDPAGDRLAAEEMYDLHSHYIAEGAYVCETGWPNMRMKLTGDGWMGIAPAGREITLRSIDFWRLENGKIRENWVQIDVPYTYAQLGVDVFARLREFNKARSMSAISLDQGLS, from the coding sequence ATGGCAGATTTTAAAGATGCGGCGCATATCCGCCATGCATTAACCAATTTATGCGCCCCTGATATCACGCTTCATATGTGTCACCCTTTTGGCGATCTTAACGGCGCTGATAAAATTTATGATACGATCTATCAGCCTTTGATAACAGCCTTGCCCGATCTTGAGCGGCGCGATTTAATCTTGTTGGCCGGCACCACGCCTGAGGGCCAGGATTGGATTGGCACGATGGGCAATTATATGGGCACATTCTTGGCGCCGTTTATGGATATTCCGCCAACTGGGCATTTGGCGCATATGCGCTATCACGAGTTTTTTCGGGTGGAAGATGGCCGGGTTGTTGAAATGCAGGTGATTTGGGATTTACCTGAATTGATGATGCAGGCCAAAGCCTGGCCAATGGCGCCGCAATTGGGTGCATTCTTATGCACGCCCGGGCCGCTTAGTGGTGATGGGCTGAGCGCGTCTGGCGACGGGCGGGCCAGTCTTGAGCATATCAAAGATATGGAAACGGCTTTGTGTCGATATCCTGATAATCCGGATCCAAAAGTGATGCAGTTGGATCGCTTTTGGCATCCTCGGTTCAATTGGTACGGTCCGGCGGGGATTGGCACGGGCCGGGGTATATCTGGGTTTCGCCATTGGCATCAGATCCCTTTTTTGCGCGGAATGCCGGATCGCAAAGTTGATCCAGCTGGAGATCGCTTAGCTGCAGAAGAGATGTATGATTTACATTCCCATTATATCGCAGAAGGGGCCTATGTCTGCGAAACTGGCTGGCCCAATATGCGGATGAAATTAACGGGTGATGGCTGGATGGGGATCGCTCCAGCGGGCCGCGAAATTACCCTGCGGAGCATTGATTTTTGGCGCTTGGAAAACGGAAAAATCCGTGAAAATTGGGTTCAAATTGATGTGCCATATACTTATGCGCAATTGGGGGTGGATGTGTTTGCGCGCTTGCGTGAATTCAACAAAGCCCGTTCTATGTCGGCGATTTCATTAGATCAGGGGCTGTCATGA
- a CDS encoding SDR family oxidoreductase — MTLPTMPSFDLTGKRALVAGASSGIGLACAVALAEHGAVVTLAARRTERLQALAARLQAAGRHAEIMQLDVADIEATSVAVAAAGPFDILVNSAGLARHGKASDTTVVDYDAVAEVNIRGAYFLTQAVAKGLLGAQKPGSLINISSQMAHVGGLDRAVYCASKHAVEGFTKAMAIEWGHAGIRVNSICPTFVLTDLTQATFEDAEKRAWVESKIKLGRVGTVEDIMGPVVFLASDASALMTGASLLVDGGWTAE, encoded by the coding sequence ATGACTTTACCCACGATGCCGTCTTTCGATTTAACTGGCAAACGCGCATTGGTCGCTGGGGCCTCCTCGGGCATTGGTCTGGCTTGCGCTGTGGCTTTGGCTGAGCATGGGGCCGTTGTGACTTTGGCCGCGCGCCGCACCGAACGATTGCAAGCCCTTGCTGCGCGTTTGCAGGCCGCAGGACGCCATGCAGAGATAATGCAATTGGATGTTGCGGATATTGAAGCCACATCTGTGGCCGTGGCTGCGGCGGGCCCGTTCGATATTTTGGTCAACTCGGCCGGCTTGGCGCGCCATGGCAAGGCCAGTGATACAACCGTGGTCGATTACGACGCCGTAGCCGAGGTGAATATTCGCGGCGCTTACTTTTTGACTCAAGCAGTGGCAAAGGGGCTGCTTGGCGCGCAAAAGCCCGGCAGCTTGATCAATATCTCAAGCCAGATGGCGCATGTTGGAGGTCTTGATCGCGCCGTTTACTGTGCGTCTAAGCATGCGGTTGAAGGGTTTACCAAAGCGATGGCGATTGAGTGGGGGCATGCGGGGATCCGCGTTAACTCGATCTGCCCGACCTTTGTTTTAACCGATTTGACGCAGGCCACGTTTGAGGATGCTGAGAAACGCGCATGGGTGGAAAGCAAGATCAAATTGGGCCGCGTGGGAACGGTAGAAGATATTATGGGGCCAGTTGTATTTCTGGCCTCTGATGCCTCTGCGTTGATGACAGGCGCATCCCTTTTGGTGGATGGAGGCTGGACGGCCGAATGA
- a CDS encoding mannose-1-phosphate guanylyltransferase/mannose-6-phosphate isomerase has product MITPVILCGGSGNRLWPVSRASFPKQFAPLVGCETLFQKSALRSLGAEFTNPLVVTNSNFRFIVKEQLQAISITPDAILLEPAQRNTAPAILAAAIYLAQQDPETAMLVLPSDQMLHEVEDLKVSLKLGLAEVARGQIVTFGITPTYPETAYGYLEIPKPVKHGPIQPMGFIEKPDAARAQEMVKSGSLLWNAGIFLFKAKDILTAFETHAPDLVKQVTKAIKTSKDDRGFYRLKAEEWASVENISIDYAIMEKAQNLSVVHLACGWADLGSWDAIWRESPKDNEGLTMSGATTSIGCNNTLLRSDSEGLEVVGIGLNNIIAVAMTDAVLVADISRAQDVQKAVDALKAKNATQASAFLKDHRPWGWFERLVIGDCFQVKRIHVKPKAALSMQSHLHRAEHWIIVKGTAEVSVDETVQQLHENHSIFIPVGAKHRIKNLTKDPMVLIEVQTGRYLSEDDIMRYEDIYSRG; this is encoded by the coding sequence ATGATAACTCCGGTAATCCTCTGCGGCGGATCTGGCAACCGGCTCTGGCCTGTGTCGCGCGCATCCTTCCCCAAACAGTTCGCCCCACTGGTCGGCTGCGAAACACTTTTTCAAAAATCCGCTCTTCGCAGCCTAGGTGCCGAGTTCACAAATCCCTTAGTGGTCACCAACTCAAATTTTCGGTTCATTGTGAAGGAACAACTACAGGCTATCAGCATCACTCCTGATGCTATACTGCTCGAACCTGCGCAGCGAAATACAGCCCCCGCGATTTTAGCCGCAGCAATATATTTAGCACAGCAAGACCCCGAGACAGCAATGCTGGTTCTCCCATCCGATCAGATGCTGCATGAAGTTGAAGATTTAAAAGTGTCGTTGAAATTGGGCCTTGCTGAAGTGGCACGGGGTCAAATCGTCACCTTTGGGATAACACCTACATATCCCGAGACAGCATATGGATACTTAGAAATACCCAAGCCTGTGAAACACGGCCCCATCCAGCCAATGGGTTTCATCGAGAAACCTGATGCCGCGCGCGCTCAAGAGATGGTCAAGTCTGGCTCTTTGCTGTGGAATGCAGGGATATTCCTTTTCAAAGCCAAAGATATTCTTACCGCTTTTGAAACCCATGCACCGGATCTGGTGAAACAAGTGACTAAAGCGATAAAGACGAGCAAAGATGATCGTGGGTTTTATCGGCTCAAAGCTGAAGAATGGGCCTCTGTTGAAAATATCTCGATTGATTATGCAATCATGGAAAAGGCACAGAACCTCTCGGTGGTCCATTTGGCTTGCGGATGGGCAGACCTTGGCAGTTGGGATGCGATCTGGCGCGAAAGCCCAAAAGACAATGAAGGTCTTACCATGTCAGGCGCAACCACCTCGATTGGCTGCAACAATACCCTCTTACGCTCTGATAGCGAGGGCCTTGAAGTGGTCGGAATTGGGCTGAATAACATCATAGCTGTTGCGATGACAGATGCTGTTTTGGTGGCTGATATATCGCGCGCGCAAGACGTTCAGAAAGCTGTAGATGCTTTAAAGGCCAAAAACGCGACTCAAGCCAGCGCCTTTCTTAAAGACCACCGCCCCTGGGGCTGGTTCGAGCGTTTGGTGATTGGGGATTGCTTTCAGGTCAAGCGCATTCACGTAAAGCCCAAAGCCGCGTTGTCCATGCAATCCCACCTTCATCGTGCAGAGCATTGGATTATTGTCAAAGGCACGGCAGAAGTCAGCGTTGATGAAACGGTTCAACAATTGCACGAAAATCATTCGATATTTATTCCGGTTGGGGCCAAACATCGCATCAAGAACTTGACAAAAGATCCAATGGTTTTGATTGAGGTTCAAACAGGACGCTATCTTAGTGAGGATGATATTATGCGTTACGAAGATATCTATTCTCGAGGGTAA
- a CDS encoding HAD hydrolase-like protein, translated as MNISGFDLTHTLAFVFDLDGTLVQSEHVWSKAKDTVAKKNGLKLTEADLEPFVGRSLNAFVSHFF; from the coding sequence ATGAATATTTCGGGCTTTGACCTCACACATACTCTGGCCTTTGTTTTTGATTTGGACGGTACTCTGGTTCAGTCTGAACATGTATGGTCAAAAGCAAAAGACACTGTAGCTAAAAAGAATGGACTGAAACTAACTGAGGCTGACCTTGAGCCATTTGTGGGACGAAGTTTGAATGCTTTTGTAAGTCATTTTTTTTGA
- a CDS encoding cupin domain-containing protein, with protein sequence MTPQEMEKRIVRYGDLIPCKTAFIDAHTPGSDQKENFTIIGGGVSESADQHVHINIPHGFNIGAAGQPPKCRNSLHSHRTAEVFFVLSGRWRFFWGRWGTAGEVVLEAGDIINLPTGIFRGFENIGTDYGMIMAVLGGDDAGGGVIWAPQVIEDAKDHGLVLSQKGKLYDTAQGQSLPAGDMPMPVLTPQELAAFPELSAQDLVPNHVARYWDMVAFADPAPAKIIGEGAMLPDRPGFEVEFITQCTGFDDFETCDQADVIMPVRGHWRLDYEGGSTALNPGDTASVPENMPHRLAPAMSGACAAFRIRKTADPAGPTWKGN encoded by the coding sequence ATGACGCCGCAAGAGATGGAAAAAAGGATCGTAAGATATGGGGATTTGATCCCATGTAAAACGGCCTTTATCGATGCCCATACCCCAGGTTCGGATCAAAAGGAAAACTTCACCATTATCGGTGGGGGGGTCTCGGAAAGTGCGGATCAACATGTTCATATCAATATTCCGCACGGTTTTAATATTGGCGCTGCCGGGCAGCCGCCCAAATGCCGAAACTCACTGCATTCGCACCGCACAGCCGAAGTGTTTTTCGTACTTTCGGGCCGGTGGAGGTTTTTTTGGGGGCGTTGGGGCACCGCGGGTGAGGTGGTTCTTGAGGCAGGAGATATCATCAACCTGCCGACAGGTATTTTCAGAGGGTTTGAAAATATCGGAACCGATTATGGAATGATCATGGCAGTGTTGGGCGGCGATGATGCTGGCGGGGGTGTGATTTGGGCGCCGCAAGTGATTGAGGATGCCAAAGACCATGGGCTTGTTTTATCTCAAAAGGGTAAGCTTTATGATACTGCTCAGGGGCAAAGCCTTCCCGCAGGGGACATGCCGATGCCTGTTTTAACGCCGCAAGAGCTCGCTGCATTTCCTGAACTGTCAGCGCAGGATTTGGTGCCAAACCACGTTGCACGTTATTGGGATATGGTCGCTTTCGCGGATCCTGCGCCGGCAAAAATCATCGGCGAAGGCGCGATGCTTCCAGATCGACCAGGGTTTGAAGTTGAGTTTATCACGCAGTGCACCGGCTTTGATGATTTTGAGACTTGTGATCAAGCGGATGTCATTATGCCCGTGCGCGGGCATTGGCGTTTGGATTATGAGGGTGGCAGCACGGCGCTTAATCCAGGCGATACAGCTTCGGTTCCTGAAAACATGCCGCATCGCTTGGCGCCAGCGATGAGCGGCGCTTGCGCGGCCTTTCGAATCCGGAAAACCGCGGACCCTGCCGGGCCCACTTGGAAAGGAAATTAA
- a CDS encoding SDR family oxidoreductase encodes MNRIENKVAIVTGGTQGLGAAIAWQFAQAGAKAILTCGRHAENGSHVATKITQSTGVPVVFVEADLESVADCRNVVSQADTRFGQVDILVNAAGLTDRGNLLDTSEDLFNRMFAVNTRAPFFLMQESAKVMIRENIKGSIVNIGSASAMAGQPFIAPYCASKGALATLTRNSGYALMRNNIRVNQLNIGWMASDGEDRIQREYHGAEHNWLDAAAAEMPFGRLLDPKEVAKAVTFLASDDSGMMTGSVIHFDQSVWGGYSFAPPTPDDALAL; translated from the coding sequence ATGAATAGAATAGAAAATAAGGTGGCCATCGTCACCGGTGGAACGCAAGGCCTGGGTGCGGCAATCGCTTGGCAATTTGCCCAAGCTGGTGCCAAGGCTATTCTGACCTGCGGACGACATGCTGAAAATGGCAGTCATGTGGCCACAAAGATCACCCAAAGCACGGGCGTTCCAGTGGTGTTTGTTGAGGCTGACCTTGAAAGCGTGGCAGATTGCCGAAATGTTGTATCCCAGGCCGATACGCGTTTTGGACAGGTCGATATCTTGGTCAATGCTGCCGGCCTTACGGATCGCGGAAATTTACTGGATACCAGCGAAGATCTTTTCAATCGTATGTTCGCGGTCAATACCCGCGCGCCTTTTTTTCTGATGCAAGAAAGCGCAAAAGTGATGATCCGCGAGAACATAAAAGGCTCAATTGTAAATATTGGTTCGGCCTCAGCGATGGCAGGTCAGCCTTTTATTGCGCCCTATTGCGCCTCCAAAGGCGCATTGGCAACCTTAACGCGCAATTCTGGATATGCTTTGATGCGCAATAATATCCGGGTCAATCAGCTAAATATTGGCTGGATGGCTTCGGATGGAGAAGATCGTATCCAACGCGAATATCACGGGGCTGAACATAACTGGCTTGACGCCGCTGCAGCTGAAATGCCCTTTGGCAGGCTGTTAGATCCAAAAGAAGTGGCCAAAGCCGTTACATTTCTAGCCTCAGATGATAGCGGCATGATGACCGGATCGGTGATCCATTTCGATCAATCGGTTTGGGGGGGATATTCGTTTGCGCCGCCAACGCCTGACGATGCTTTGGCCCTTTAG
- a CDS encoding AbrB/MazE/SpoVT family DNA-binding domain-containing protein, whose protein sequence is MTALTIKSVGNSAGILLPKEILTKLRVDKGDVLHVIETENGIELTPYDPEFDAQMAVAEDIMREDRDILRKLAK, encoded by the coding sequence ATGACTGCGCTTACAATAAAATCTGTTGGTAATTCTGCTGGCATTCTATTGCCCAAAGAAATTTTAACCAAGCTTCGGGTCGATAAGGGGGACGTCTTGCATGTTATTGAAACGGAGAACGGCATTGAGCTTACCCCCTATGACCCTGAATTTGACGCGCAGATGGCGGTTGCAGAAGACATCATGCGAGAAGATCGAGACATCTTGCGCAAACTCGCGAAATGA
- a CDS encoding HAD family hydrolase: protein MNFSDEQKNHLINEIQTNALSSLETEMMPIKGASELIKAIFENGFRLALCSSASRQAIFLALRKLKAQEYFEIIVSGDDVQNSKPNPEPYKRVLEQLQIHADQALAIEDSQPGFQSAIAAKIPTIVVHQNNSYIFKEASLSFRKLSQIKLSICE, encoded by the coding sequence TTGAATTTTTCCGATGAACAAAAAAATCACCTAATCAATGAAATTCAGACAAATGCTCTATCTTCTCTTGAGACGGAAATGATGCCAATCAAAGGGGCATCTGAGCTAATAAAAGCGATTTTTGAAAATGGCTTCAGATTAGCACTATGTTCATCAGCCTCAAGACAGGCTATTTTTCTGGCGCTTCGCAAGCTCAAGGCACAAGAATATTTTGAAATTATTGTTTCAGGTGATGACGTACAGAATAGCAAACCAAACCCAGAGCCGTACAAGAGAGTTTTAGAACAACTTCAAATTCATGCGGATCAGGCCTTAGCAATTGAAGACAGTCAACCTGGGTTCCAATCCGCGATCGCAGCAAAAATCCCAACAATTGTTGTTCATCAAAATAACTCCTATATTTTTAAAGAAGCGTCCTTATCGTTCAGAAAACTTAGTCAGATTAAATTGTCTATTTGTGAATGA
- a CDS encoding type II toxin-antitoxin system death-on-curing family toxin, translating into MTEPIWINLRVIKAFHDRQINEHGGLPGLRDEGLLLSALSRPENSYHYSDPKPDVAELAAVYGFGLAKNHPFNDANKRTALIAMRLFLKLNGYDLAASPEDKYKTIIRVAASDISENELGQWIRKNLEEIKS; encoded by the coding sequence ATGACAGAGCCAATCTGGATCAATTTACGCGTCATTAAGGCCTTTCACGATCGACAAATTAATGAGCATGGCGGCCTACCGGGGCTTCGCGATGAGGGATTGCTTTTGTCTGCCCTATCAAGGCCAGAAAATTCCTATCATTACTCTGACCCAAAACCAGACGTGGCTGAACTCGCCGCAGTATATGGGTTCGGGCTTGCAAAAAATCATCCCTTCAATGACGCGAATAAGCGCACCGCACTCATCGCAATGCGCCTGTTTCTAAAGTTAAACGGATACGATTTAGCAGCCTCACCTGAAGACAAGTATAAGACGATCATACGCGTAGCTGCGAGCGATATCAGCGAAAATGAACTCGGGCAGTGGATTAGGAAAAACCTGGAAGAGATAAAAAGTTAA
- a CDS encoding cobalamin-independent methionine synthase II family protein gives MKIATTHVGSLPRSQAVVDFIFAREHKQSYDQVAFDRTMQEAVLDTVQKQVDGGINIVSDGETSKISYATYVKDRYTGFDGDGPRNAPADLKRFPSFLKRLADDGGTPQYARPMCVGDVKSKGQGELEKDIANLKGAMAATGVERGFMNAASPGVISLFLQNEYYASREKYLEALAEAMKQEYETIVASGLDLQLDCPDLALSRHMLFHDLSDEAFIKIAQSHVEALNYALQNVPQEKVRVHICWGNYEGPHVCDIPMSKMFDTLMATKSRYVLFETSNPRHGHEWQVFADRKNDIPNDKILVPGVVDTTTNFVEHPELVAERLRRFSGIVGQDRVVASSDCGFGTFAGFGTIDPEIAYAKLTALSEGAQLASKAEGG, from the coding sequence ATGAAGATTGCAACAACGCATGTCGGGTCTTTGCCGCGCAGCCAAGCTGTCGTGGATTTTATTTTTGCCCGTGAACATAAACAATCCTATGATCAGGTGGCATTCGACCGCACCATGCAGGAGGCGGTTCTTGATACGGTTCAAAAGCAAGTGGATGGCGGCATAAACATCGTATCGGATGGGGAGACGTCAAAAATTTCTTATGCGACCTATGTCAAAGATCGATATACTGGCTTTGATGGCGATGGCCCGCGCAATGCGCCTGCGGATTTAAAGCGGTTTCCAAGCTTTTTAAAGCGCCTAGCCGATGATGGTGGCACACCGCAATACGCGCGCCCTATGTGCGTGGGGGATGTGAAATCCAAAGGCCAAGGCGAGTTGGAAAAGGATATTGCCAATTTAAAAGGCGCGATGGCCGCCACGGGGGTGGAGCGCGGATTTATGAATGCCGCCTCGCCCGGGGTGATATCGTTGTTTTTGCAAAATGAATATTACGCGAGCCGTGAAAAATATCTGGAAGCTTTAGCCGAGGCGATGAAGCAGGAATATGAAACGATTGTGGCCTCTGGTCTTGATTTGCAATTGGATTGCCCGGATCTGGCGTTATCACGGCATATGTTGTTTCATGATCTCAGCGATGAGGCCTTCATTAAAATAGCGCAATCGCATGTTGAGGCATTGAATTATGCGTTGCAAAATGTACCCCAAGAGAAAGTGCGGGTTCATATTTGTTGGGGAAATTACGAAGGCCCGCATGTCTGCGACATCCCAATGTCAAAAATGTTTGATACGCTTATGGCGACCAAATCGCGCTATGTCTTGTTTGAAACCTCGAATCCGCGCCATGGGCATGAATGGCAAGTTTTTGCAGATCGTAAAAATGATATCCCAAACGATAAAATCTTGGTGCCAGGCGTTGTGGATACCACAACCAATTTTGTAGAACATCCCGAATTGGTGGCAGAGCGGCTGCGGCGGTTTTCGGGGATTGTTGGGCAAGACAGGGTGGTCGCCAGCAGTGATTGCGGCTTTGGAACCTTTGCCGGTTTTGGCACGATCGATCCTGAAATTGCCTATGCAAAACTTACGGCGTTGTCTGAGGGGGCGCAGCTGGCGTCAAAAGCCGAAGGGGGATAA